Proteins encoded by one window of Anopheles maculipalpis chromosome 2RL, idAnoMacuDA_375_x, whole genome shotgun sequence:
- the LOC126559441 gene encoding protein chibby homolog 1: MPIFQKKFAPKVAPPRTQRLNIGCPPPAEDLDDFRTITLNLVDKQLCFIDGVWLNGLRTVPGGSGTAAGTAGVNMTDDLLRMKRRMKTLEQENNMLQVKLDVLVDLLTENVIELNEIKNQ; encoded by the coding sequence ATGCCAATTTTTCAGAAGAAGTTTGCACCGAAAGTAGCGCCACCGCGTACCCAGCGGCTCAACATTGGCTGCCCACCGCCGGCCGAAGATTTGGATGATTTCCGCACCATTACGCTGAATCTGGTTGATAAGCAGCTTTGCTTCATCGACGGTGTCTGGCTGAATGGGTTGCGGACAGTTCCGGGTGGCTCGGGGACAGCTGCCGGGACCGCTGGCGTCAACATGACGGACGATTTGCTGCGCATGAAGCGACGAATGAAAACGCTCGAGCAGGAAAACAACATGCTGCAGGTGAAGCTGGATGTGCTGGTCGATTTACTCACGGAGAATGTGATCGAActgaatgaaattaaaaaccaaTAG
- the LOC126557997 gene encoding sodium channel and clathrin linker 1-like, with product MSVANRAAPESGHEKCDLLKQFNELYRCIEQEIRSHRHEHERVRADLQHQLERGVHSTKPFDSVYEQDGAEPSVAEPDYKRVSDEVIRNQQNQIQLIKEEKETFEKLWQSSQCTIRILELEIHEYRRQLKQPKGVLEARQQYAAAVQLLEKNIADLRGALDEKITENRHLQREQQATAERMKVLEENGKAQQREAEALTKAIDELRTSECQLRSDLDRTMRDKSELETLLDTAATLAKQHMSRENLALAKVQEALQIADSAIEEKNCVVRREQDAREQCDFLASTIGQVMEEAARKVEHELGGLRSGYERQIGELERALDQTRSALKIQAQRTTQAETRARTVEEKFRTLLKTNQNLDTDLRAASKMITEMELKLEALQKTMAKEKETNRACSAREEDLQRLLANSEQLKDRWKREMLSVTDELRCKIATMQRENCKLTAENNQLKDQLLMASSPPMVTGNDGGAQSV from the exons ATGTCGGTTGCGAATCGCGCAGCACCCGAAAGTGGTCATGAAAAATGTGATTTACTGAAGCAATTTAACGAACTTTACCGCTGTATCGAGCAGGAGATACGTTCCCATCGTCACGAGCACGAGCGCGTCCGTGCGGATCTGCAGCACCAGCTCGAACGTGGTGTACACAGCACCAAACCATTCGATTCCGTGTACGAGCAAGACGGTGCCGAACCGTCAGTTGCTGAGCCGGATTACAAACGTGTCAGCGATGAAGTGATCCGGAACCAGCAGAATCAAATTCAGCTGATCAAAGAG gaaaaagaaacgttCGAGAAGCTGTGGCAAAGCTCTCAGTGTACAATCCGTATTTTGGAGCTCGAAATACACGAGTACAGACGGCAACTGAAGCAGCCCAAGGGGGTACTTGAGGCACGGCAACAATACGCGGCCGCCGTACAGCtgctggaaaaaaatatagcCGACTTGAGGGGAGCATTGGACGAAAAAATAACCGAAAATCGACACCTGCAACGTGAGCAGCAGGCAACAGCGGAACGGATGAAGGTATtggaggaaaatggaaaag CGCAACAGCGAGAAGCGGAAGCGCTAACGAAGGCAATCGACGAGCTGCGGACAAGTGAGTGTCAGCTGCGCTCCGATCTCGACCGTACGATGCGGGATAAGTCGGAGCTGGAGACGCTGCTCGATACGGCTGCCACACTAGCCAAACAGCACATGAGCCGTGAAAATCTCGCCCTCGCTAAAGTACAGGAAGCCCTACAGATTGCGGACAGTGCGATCGAGGAGAAGAATTGCGTCGTTCGACGGGAGCAGGATGCCCGGGAACAATGTGACTTTCTGGCCTCCACCATTGGGCAGGTGATGGAGGAAGCGGCCCGCAAGGTGGAACACGAGCTCGGTGGACTGCGCAGTGGGTACGAGCGGCAAATAGGCGAACTGGAACGAGCCCTTGACCAAACTCGGAGCGCACTGAAGATACAGGCCCAACGAACGACCCAAGCAGAGACGCGGGCACGTACGGTGGAGGAAAAGTTTCGAACGTTGctaaaaacgaaccaaaatcTCGACACCGATCTGAGGGCTGCTTCGAAGATGATT ACCGAAATGGAGCTCAAGTTGGAAGCACTTCAGAAAACGATGGCCAAAGAGAAGGAAACCAATCG AGCGTGCAGTGCACGAGAGGAAGACTTGCAGCGCCTGTTGGCCAACAGCGAGCAGCTGAAGGACCGTTGGAAGCGCGAGATGCTTTCGGTAACGGACGAGCTGCGGTGCAAGATTGCAACGATGCAGCGAGAGAATTGCAAGCTAACAGCGgaaaacaatcaattaaaGGATCAGCTATTAATGGCATCGTCACCACCGATGGTGACCGGcaacgatggaggcgcccagtcggTGTGA